A segment of the uncultured Fibrobacter sp. genome:
CCGAAGGCACGCTTCACCGTCGGTATCAACGACGACGTTTGCCACACGAGCCTCACCATCGACCCGAACTTCAAGCTCGAAAGCGACTTCTTCCAGGCTATGTTCTTCGGTCTGGGTTCCGACGGTACCGTGGGTGCCAACAAGAACTCCATCAAGATTATCGGTAACGAAACCGACAACTACGCTCAGGGCTACTTCGTTTACGACTCCAAGAAGTCCGGCTCCATGACCACCTCTCACCTCCGCTTTGGTAAGAGCATCATCGACGCCCCGTACCTGATTGGCGAAAACGAAGCCGACTTCGTGGCATGCCACCACACTCCGCACCTGGAATCCGTGAACATGCTGAAGTACGCGAAGGATGGCGCTACCTTCCTCGTGAATACTCCGCACTCCGCCGACACCGTGTGGGATACCTTCCCGCGTCCGGTGCAGGAAGAAATCATCAAGAAGCACCTCAAGGTGTATGTGATCGACGCCTACGCCGTTGCCGCGAAGACCGGCATGGGCCGCCGCATCAACACCGTGATGCAGACTTGCTTCTTCTCCAAGCTCGGTAACGTGCTCGATGCCGAAACCGCCATCAAGTACATCAAGAAGTATGCCGAAAAGACTTACGCCAAGAAGGGTCAGGAAGTGGTCCAGAAGAACTGGGACGCTATCGACGCCTCTCTTGCTAACCTGTTCGAAGTCAAGGTTCCGGCTGCTGTCACCAGCACGAAGGAATTCCGCGCTCCGATCCACGGCGACGCTCCGAAGTTCGTGAACGAAGTCACCGCAGAAATCATCAAGGGCAACGGCGAACTGCTCCCCGTTTCCAAGATGCCTTGCGACGGCGTGTTCCCGACCGCTACTACCAAGTACGAAAAGCGCGACCTCGCCCTCAACATCCCGTCCTGGAATCCGGACGCTTGCGTGCAGTGCGGCAAGTGCGCCATGGTCTGCCCGCATGCAGCCATCCGCGTGAAGGTCGTTGACGAATCCGCCGTGAAGAACGCTCCGGAAGGCTTCAAGTACACCCCGGCCAAGGGCTTCAAGCTCGAAGGTTCCGAAAAGCCGGTGTTCGCCATTTCCGTGTCCAGCTACGACTGTACGGGTTGCGGCGTCTGTACGCAGGCCTGTATCGGTAAGGACAAGACCGACGAAACCAAGAAGGCCATCAACATGGTGCCGCAGGAACCCATCAAGGTCCAGGAAGGCAAGTGCTGGGACTTCTTCGTCGATCTCCCGGAATTCGACCGCACCAAGGTCAACAAGAACCTCGTCAAGCAGGCCATGCTCCTCGAACCGCTGTTCGAATTCTCTGGCTCTTGCGCAGGCTGCGGCGAAACCGCTTACGTGCGTCTCGTTTCTCAGCTGTTCGGTGACCGCATGGTTGTCGCAAACGCTACGGGTTGCTCCTCCATTTACGGCGGTAACCTCCCGACCACTCCGTGGGCAAAGAACAAGGAAGGCCGCGGTCCGGCATGGGCCAACAGCCTCTTCGAAGACAACGCTGAATTCGGTCTCGGTATGCGCCTCGCTATCACGAAGCATGCCAAGCAGGCTCTCAGCCTCCTCGAAGCCGCGAACGTTCCTGCCGAACTCAAGGAAAAGCTCACGACCCAGAAGCAGGACGACGAAGCCGGCATCAAGGCCCAGCGTGAAAACGTCGCCGCCCTTAAGGCAGCTCTCGCCGGT
Coding sequences within it:
- the nifJ gene encoding pyruvate:ferredoxin (flavodoxin) oxidoreductase; the protein is PKARFTVGINDDVCHTSLTIDPNFKLESDFFQAMFFGLGSDGTVGANKNSIKIIGNETDNYAQGYFVYDSKKSGSMTTSHLRFGKSIIDAPYLIGENEADFVACHHTPHLESVNMLKYAKDGATFLVNTPHSADTVWDTFPRPVQEEIIKKHLKVYVIDAYAVAAKTGMGRRINTVMQTCFFSKLGNVLDAETAIKYIKKYAEKTYAKKGQEVVQKNWDAIDASLANLFEVKVPAAVTSTKEFRAPIHGDAPKFVNEVTAEIIKGNGELLPVSKMPCDGVFPTATTKYEKRDLALNIPSWNPDACVQCGKCAMVCPHAAIRVKVVDESAVKNAPEGFKYTPAKGFKLEGSEKPVFAISVSSYDCTGCGVCTQACIGKDKTDETKKAINMVPQEPIKVQEGKCWDFFVDLPEFDRTKVNKNLVKQAMLLEPLFEFSGSCAGCGETAYVRLVSQLFGDRMVVANATGCSSIYGGNLPTTPWAKNKEGRGPAWANSLFEDNAEFGLGMRLAITKHAKQALSLLEAANVPAELKEKLTTQKQDDEAGIKAQRENVAALKAALAGATDEASVSLRDEFADYLVKKSVWIFGGDGWAYDIGYGGLDHVMATGENVNICVLDTEVYSNTGGQASKATNRGAVALFAAAGKRAGKKDLGLIAMSYKNVYVGRIALGANDAQALKVLQEAEAHNGPSLIICYCPCINHGFDLNSQLQHQKMAVDSGYWTLLRYNPALAAEGKAPLILDSKKPTIPVAEYIYTENRYKQLTRNNPEVAKKLADDLQKEVDARYAFYDAMSKDTEGLISL